The genomic segment GAACTTAGCTACAATTGGTGATAAGTTGTTGAATTATTTTGTAGGACAAGCAAGAAATTATTATTGAAAAGGTGACGCGGAACAAGCGGAAAAGCATCACAACCATCAAAGGCCTCGAACTTTTTGGTAGCAAATACCTATAATTTAATGTATATTATGTTGCAGAATGTGTGTTCTTTCTTTAGATCCTTTTGGATTTCCAAGTTGCAGCAATTCTTAGCTTCGCTAATTTTTTGACATTTAAGGTGTTAAACTAAGCGATGCTTCCAAAAAGCTTGGTAAAAAGTTTGCTACTGGAGCTTCCTTGGTGAAGGtgcgttgagttatggtttctgATTTTCTCTAGTATAAGTTTGTTATATGCCTGACCTGCATTCACCCTTTAGGGCCCAACTGAGAAGGAGCAGATTGATGTTCAAGGAGACATAGCTTACGACATTGTGGACTTTATTACAAAAACCTGGCCCGATGTAATGTTAATTTCTCTCTTATGTTCAGATTTTTGCCTTTAAATGTGTTTTTAGCTGGTTATTTACTAGTATTACAGAATATTATGGCTGATTTTATAGCTGTATTTTTTTAACCATCAGAATGAGTCGGTTGtggaaaaaaggtaataaaacTATCACCAGAATGAGTCaaatttcttcctctttatctaAGAAAGTCAAATTTCTTCCTCTTTGTCTAAGAAAGAAACTGCAATTGACAGAGATTGCGTTCCTCTTGCCAAATATGCGGTCAAGGCATCATTTCAGTCTACTTGAGTCAAAACATGCATTTCTGAAGTTCTAATTGTGCTTTAGAGTATGTCCTTTCATCTAAAACAGTTTGTAaacttttttcttgtttctactATCAAATACAATACTGAGtaataattttgaaatttagttTACATTTCTTTGTGTCCCCTCCAGAGTAAATTTATTCTATGCTTGAGATTTTGGTCCATTTCTTACGTCAACATTACTTTAGTGCCCTCAGAATTTAACCAAATcgggaaaaaataattaagaggCTAACCATAACTTCCTCTTTCCTGCTATTTCTATTTTCTGAGCCCGTGGGTGTACTCTTTCTCTAGTACTTTGCTTCATTGAAACTTCACATAGATGGACATGGAATTGTGTGGGAAGTTCCTTAttatttagtaggcgtttggacatgcgatttcatctcatgagatgaaatcccaaatcatctaAAAAAGGCATGTAGtggcgtattaattttgttatgaactataacttgctcatttggtaagattgtataagaattgggaaagttttgatggttttcacaacttgtggggtattaatgtctataagaaaaaaatacaacttaagaaattcaaattacatgtccaaacaaaatttcaactgcagatcatcatcatttcaaatcatgtcctaaCGGCtccttagtaggcgtttggacatgtgatttcatctcgtgagatgaaatcagcgtttggacatgcaatttcatctcatgagacgaaatcccaaatcatccaaaaaggcatgatttgggattccaaatcattatttcaaattttttaaatgtaaaagttgacccataagtttatattttgtaaatatagatccataagttggtagatatatttaccaaccatttatatcaaatattaaaagatctaCGAGTTGGtaatatatttataacaaatttactctCACCAGCACCAATCATgtgagaggattatattaaagagtagttacactacaactcatgttcaattttccattttattgaactaaagtttgatcaattgatgttgtatttgtTAGAAAggatgaactatgacttgctcctttggtaagattgtataagaattgaaaagttttgatggttttcacaacttgtggggtattaatgtctataagaaaaaaatacaacttaagaaattcaaattacatgtccaaTCAAAATTTCAACTGCAGATCATCatcatttcatctcatgatttcttaAGATGTTTTCTTTGTGGTTCTCAGGTTCCAGAATCTGCAATATTCTTTATAGAAGATGGAAAAAAGGTTCCCGCTGCATAAACGTAGGAGATTCTTTGTTCTTGTTTGCAGCAAGGTGTTTTATTAATGTGATGCTCATAtgaatacataaaattttggaaTGAGAGTTCGTATTGGAGCTATTGATGCTCCTATCCCGTCGAACCCTTTTCCCTACAGCAACTAAGGGAACCCAAAAACAGAATGAGTTTTTGCAGTTTAGATATGGTTTGGTTTGCAGCATATCTGCTTGTACAGTTGCTGCAGTACTATTTTATTTCTGAAATTTGGTATTATACTGTATTTAGTGATAGTTTCTCTCTTATTATCGAATGATGATAGTAGTTATTCTTATATCAATAATTGTGAACTAAATTGGTTATCAGTGAGATGAATAACCCTATAGTAATTGGAGAGAAGAATACTGTAGGAGCTATGTAACTTTTGTTTGTGTGGATTAAATTGCTTATCAGTGAGATGAATAACCCTATAGTAATTGGAGAGAGGAATACTGTACGAACTATGTAACTTTTGTTTGTGTGGACGATATTATCTGTCTTAGCCCAAAAAAATAGGAAGGTTGATAGAGCAAATGGATCCCCCCAAAGTTGTAATGTAAAGCAGCTCTTTGCATTATCAATTTGACCCAACTCAAAGTGCATTTATCTGTACTCTGAAAGACTTCCTTAACTTTCAGGGAGGAGTAAATTATCTATGTTTTCAAGTTATTTTTATGCCTATACGTATGAGTCATAATGagaggaagaaagaagagaaacgTGTTCATTTGATTGATGAATCCAAATACGTATCCACTGTGCTGTAGTCATTGTGTTGCTACTCCTGAGTAGATGATACGAATCCTTCGTAATAGCTCAAACCTTTGACAGAGACACATCAGTGTCACACTAGTTAACAGGGAAATGAAACaatccaaaagaaagaaaggtaaaaaaAGCATATCACTTTGTATTTTGGGATAGACGCAAGAGGGGTCCGTCTCTACAGCAGGACAACATTGTTCCTGGTTGTGGATGGCTGCTCCACACCcacacaaaaaaggaa from the Lycium ferocissimum isolate CSIRO_LF1 chromosome 11, AGI_CSIRO_Lferr_CH_V1, whole genome shotgun sequence genome contains:
- the LOC132037665 gene encoding translation machinery-associated protein 22-like produces the protein MAEKPQPVEVLYCGVCGLPAEYCEFGGPDFDKCKPWLIQNAPHLYPDLLKESNGTETDEVSDKLQSTSISQGSSASKPEEVKRLPGGKIKKKDKQEIIIEKVTRNKRKSITTIKGLELFGVKLSDASKKLGKKFATGASLVKGPTEKEQIDVQGDIAYDIVDFITKTWPDVPESAIFFIEDGKKVPAA